A stretch of Chitinophaga caeni DNA encodes these proteins:
- a CDS encoding endonuclease/exonuclease/phosphatase family protein, with translation MRFLRLFTKGFFLVTNIIVELLFLIACLAPIISPEKFWPMGFFTLIFPILLGILLLFIIFWLIFHPKYALISLVAIIIGWRSVTAFIAFNWPKDHFEKPANSITVMSYNVGLFGLYRDKNSAPRREAIFQLIEQQKPDIACFQDFYTSEKRDDFNNREDISLQMGLPYRFFSSDFNRNGMQHWGSIIFSKYPIIQSDKIKLSKGPRSESLIFADILKDEDTLRIINMHLESYRFNEEDYNSIEKIKKSEDKGLVATKGIIEKMREAFIRRAKQANIVDSFIRESPHPVIVCGDFNDTPASYTYFTVKGDLQDAFLQKGSGIGRTFASLSPTLRIDYIFAGNTFAVNHFKKLSVDLSDHYPVIANMHLIKTQEPRK, from the coding sequence TTGAGATTTTTACGACTATTCACCAAGGGATTTTTCCTTGTAACCAATATCATCGTGGAGCTATTATTTTTGATAGCTTGCCTCGCTCCCATCATTTCTCCCGAGAAATTTTGGCCGATGGGCTTTTTCACGTTAATATTCCCAATTTTACTTGGCATCCTCTTACTTTTCATCATATTCTGGTTGATCTTCCATCCCAAATATGCGCTGATTTCCTTGGTGGCAATTATTATCGGCTGGCGATCGGTAACGGCTTTCATCGCTTTTAACTGGCCGAAAGATCATTTCGAAAAACCGGCCAATAGCATTACCGTGATGAGCTACAACGTAGGTTTATTCGGTTTGTACCGCGATAAAAACAGTGCGCCCCGCCGGGAAGCCATCTTCCAATTAATAGAACAACAAAAGCCCGATATTGCCTGCTTCCAGGACTTTTATACTTCCGAGAAAAGGGATGATTTTAACAACCGTGAGGACATCAGCTTGCAAATGGGTCTTCCCTACCGCTTTTTTTCCAGTGATTTTAACAGGAACGGGATGCAGCATTGGGGCTCGATCATATTTTCGAAGTACCCAATTATCCAGTCGGATAAAATCAAACTTTCCAAGGGCCCACGCAGCGAGAGCCTCATTTTTGCCGATATTCTTAAGGATGAAGACACGTTGAGAATCATCAACATGCACTTGGAATCTTATCGCTTCAACGAAGAAGATTATAATTCCATAGAAAAGATCAAAAAATCCGAGGATAAAGGTTTGGTGGCCACCAAAGGAATTATTGAGAAAATGCGGGAAGCTTTTATCAGGAGGGCCAAGCAAGCCAATATAGTAGATAGTTTTATCCGCGAAAGCCCGCACCCCGTAATAGTTTGCGGAGATTTTAACGATACGCCGGCTTCCTACACATATTTCACGGTTAAGGGCGATCTTCAAGATGCGTTCTTGCAGAAGGGAAGCGGCATTGGCCGAACATTCGCCAGCCTGTCACCGACATTAAGGATCGATTATATTTTTGCCGGCAATACTTTCGCCGTCAATCATTTCAAAAAATTATCCGTAGACTTGTCGGATCATTATCCTGTTATTGCCAACATGCATCTTATTAAAACCCAAGAACCAAGAAAATAA
- a CDS encoding rhomboid family intramembrane serine protease: protein MQLVDSEKSSRLSLGEEKNMVTQLLLINITVFIFLFFTWVIFRIENYTDQDFNSSLFDKIVFQSDPEQLIWHPWTIITAMFTHIGVFQAFSNFLWLWFFGSTVQHAVGHQKIVPMYVFAGWAGYLVFMLGFFGLQLGGLRATGLNVFGAWAPVTAFAVASIMLAPKHRIFTSLKGGGIPVWLIGLLYFVLVIAANYNVNGNHHYEIYFYLAGGAIMGAIYAAQLKKGRDIGAWLDKLLFNIGHLFHPKEQRVRQEYTSTQYLAKERVFYKQDTVPYQKVGTVSENKLNEILDKINETGMESLTEEEKLTLERASKSKE from the coding sequence ATGCAACTAGTGGATTCAGAAAAAAGTTCGCGCCTTTCATTAGGTGAAGAAAAGAACATGGTAACGCAATTATTGTTGATCAACATCACGGTGTTTATCTTCCTGTTCTTTACATGGGTAATATTTAGAATAGAAAACTATACCGACCAAGATTTTAACAGCTCCCTTTTCGATAAGATCGTTTTCCAATCCGATCCCGAACAGTTGATTTGGCATCCCTGGACAATTATTACGGCCATGTTTACACATATTGGCGTATTCCAGGCATTTAGTAATTTTTTATGGTTGTGGTTCTTTGGCTCTACCGTGCAGCATGCTGTCGGTCACCAAAAAATTGTCCCGATGTACGTATTCGCTGGATGGGCAGGTTACCTGGTTTTCATGCTCGGATTTTTCGGCCTGCAACTAGGTGGGTTGCGGGCAACCGGTTTGAATGTGTTCGGGGCTTGGGCGCCTGTTACCGCATTTGCCGTAGCATCCATTATGCTGGCGCCGAAGCACCGCATTTTCACTTCATTAAAAGGCGGTGGAATCCCCGTATGGCTAATTGGCCTGTTGTATTTCGTTTTAGTGATTGCCGCTAACTATAATGTAAATGGCAACCATCATTATGAAATATATTTTTATCTCGCCGGCGGAGCCATCATGGGAGCGATTTATGCTGCCCAGCTAAAGAAAGGTCGCGATATCGGGGCTTGGCTCGACAAGTTATTATTTAACATCGGCCACCTGTTCCATCCAAAAGAGCAAAGAGTAAGGCAAGAATATACTTCTACACAATATTTAGCTAAGGAAAGAGTGTTTTACAAGCAAGACACGGTACCTTATCAAAAAGTTGGAACAGTTTCAGAAAATAAGCTGAATGAAATACTCGATAAGATAAATGAAACCGGCATGGAATCACTTACCGAAGAGGAAAAGCTTACCTTGGAAAGAGCCAGCAAATCCAAGGAGTAA
- a CDS encoding endonuclease/exonuclease/phosphatase family protein — protein MKLWMHRCLLLINVLIATGLLATAFLPYINPSKSWICGFAGFFFPVFGLLAVLSLIVHLIFYRGYAWIPFIALLASVPPFLASFAFHPFAAKTSGEPAAGQIRIMSFNCSSMGLKDYKIDEPQRNRILQMIRENPVDVLCLQEFYTNDDPTKSHHLDSIMKYGGFRYVYQTKDLTRWNTWHFGLALFSKYPILDTAKILTGAGPESENLLKARIRFGQETLTIFNTHLYSYSFDRSNYQTANSEQLHGIRGLIRKMKATFSGRVQQAMIVKENVHNSDGPTILCGDLNAIPNSFVYKSVKGDFQDAFLKKGFGWGTTFHTISPFLRIDYIFCNPGIRVQDFRVLHHLPFEHYPIITTIEL, from the coding sequence ATGAAACTTTGGATGCATCGTTGTTTGTTATTAATCAATGTATTAATCGCAACTGGACTATTAGCAACCGCTTTTTTACCTTATATCAATCCTAGCAAATCTTGGATTTGCGGATTTGCAGGGTTTTTCTTCCCGGTATTCGGACTGCTAGCAGTCTTGAGCTTGATAGTTCACTTAATTTTTTACCGGGGTTATGCATGGATTCCATTCATTGCCCTGCTGGCTTCCGTTCCTCCATTTTTAGCATCGTTCGCGTTCCATCCTTTTGCGGCTAAAACTAGCGGCGAGCCTGCGGCTGGGCAAATACGCATCATGAGCTTTAATTGCAGCAGCATGGGATTGAAAGATTATAAAATCGATGAGCCGCAGCGGAACAGGATCCTACAAATGATTAGAGAAAATCCTGTTGATGTATTATGCTTGCAAGAATTTTATACGAATGATGACCCAACTAAGAGCCATCACCTCGATTCGATCATGAAATACGGCGGATTCCGGTATGTATACCAAACCAAGGATCTCACCCGCTGGAACACCTGGCATTTCGGATTGGCCTTATTTTCTAAATATCCCATCCTGGATACCGCCAAGATACTTACCGGTGCCGGGCCTGAATCCGAGAACTTACTGAAAGCGCGCATCCGGTTCGGACAGGAAACGCTGACGATCTTCAACACCCATTTATACTCATATAGCTTCGATCGATCCAATTACCAAACGGCTAATTCGGAGCAGCTACACGGCATCAGGGGTTTAATCAGGAAGATGAAAGCCACTTTCAGCGGCCGCGTACAGCAAGCCATGATCGTAAAAGAAAACGTGCATAACAGCGATGGCCCTACAATTTTATGCGGGGATTTGAACGCTATCCCCAATTCCTTTGTTTATAAAAGCGTGAAGGGTGATTTCCAGGACGCATTCTTAAAAAAAGGCTTCGGCTGGGGCACAACCTTCCATACGATCTCGCCGTTTCTAAGGATCGATTATATATTTTGTAATCCCGGGATTAGGGTGCAAGATTTCAGGGTACTGCACCATTTACCATTTGAACATTATCCTATCATCACCACGATCGAGCTATAA
- the cysS gene encoding cysteine--tRNA ligase, with the protein MSELKIYNTLTRKKEAFESLYPGHVGMYVCGPTVSGESHLGHARPYITFDVVFRYLQHLGYKVRYVRNLTDAGHFEEEGREAEDKIAKGAILEKLEPMELVQKYTNLYHWAMHQFNCLEPSIEPTATGHIVEQISMIQKIIEKGYAYEVNGSVYFDVKKYATSHQYGILSGRVLEELQASNRELENQGEKRNKEDFALWKKAPPEHLMRWPSPWGEGFPGWHIECSAMSGKYLGKQFDIHGGGMDLVFPHHECEIAQSEIANEELMARYWMHNNMITINGKKMGKSYNNTIKLTEMFAGTNPILQQPFHPMTVRFFILQTHYRSTLDFSNEGLIAAEKGLQRLWAAYNVLQQLQYAPGKNGSINEELDKNVQDWSNGCKEYINDDFNTAKVLANLFEMVPVINSLKGGQIKMEEISEATFQLMKDTWQTFMVDILGLQPVTMADSGKLDGVIQLLVDIRKEAKGKKDYATSDKIRQQLQQIGILLKDEKDGTVSYTIE; encoded by the coding sequence ATGTCAGAACTTAAAATATACAACACGCTAACAAGGAAGAAGGAAGCTTTTGAATCGCTATATCCCGGTCACGTAGGCATGTACGTCTGCGGCCCGACCGTTTCAGGGGAATCTCACCTGGGTCATGCCCGTCCATATATTACTTTCGATGTAGTATTCAGATACCTGCAACACCTCGGGTACAAGGTACGCTACGTTCGTAACCTGACCGATGCCGGGCATTTCGAAGAAGAAGGCAGGGAAGCAGAAGATAAGATCGCCAAGGGCGCCATTTTAGAAAAGTTGGAGCCGATGGAGTTGGTACAGAAATATACGAACCTGTACCATTGGGCTATGCACCAGTTTAACTGTTTGGAACCAAGCATAGAGCCCACGGCTACCGGCCATATCGTGGAGCAGATCAGCATGATTCAAAAGATCATTGAAAAAGGATATGCTTACGAAGTGAACGGTTCCGTGTATTTCGATGTAAAAAAATATGCTACATCCCACCAATATGGTATTTTAAGCGGCCGTGTCTTAGAGGAGTTACAAGCTTCTAACCGCGAACTGGAAAACCAAGGTGAAAAAAGAAATAAAGAGGACTTCGCCTTATGGAAAAAAGCGCCGCCGGAACACCTGATGCGTTGGCCAAGTCCGTGGGGAGAAGGTTTCCCCGGTTGGCATATCGAATGTTCGGCAATGAGCGGTAAGTACCTGGGCAAGCAATTCGACATCCACGGGGGCGGGATGGATCTCGTATTCCCGCACCATGAATGTGAAATTGCCCAAAGTGAAATTGCCAACGAGGAGTTGATGGCCCGCTACTGGATGCACAACAACATGATCACCATCAACGGAAAGAAGATGGGGAAATCATACAATAACACCATCAAGCTAACGGAAATGTTTGCAGGCACCAACCCGATCTTGCAACAACCTTTCCACCCTATGACGGTACGTTTCTTTATCTTGCAAACCCACTACCGCAGCACTTTAGACTTCTCTAATGAAGGCTTGATCGCGGCGGAGAAAGGCTTGCAACGTTTATGGGCCGCCTACAATGTATTGCAGCAACTGCAATATGCGCCTGGAAAAAACGGCAGCATCAACGAAGAATTGGATAAAAACGTGCAGGACTGGAGCAATGGCTGTAAAGAATATATCAACGATGATTTTAATACCGCCAAAGTACTAGCGAACCTTTTCGAGATGGTGCCGGTCATCAATTCCCTGAAAGGTGGACAGATCAAGATGGAAGAAATCAGTGAAGCTACTTTCCAACTGATGAAAGATACCTGGCAAACTTTCATGGTAGATATCTTGGGCTTGCAGCCCGTTACTATGGCCGACAGCGGAAAATTGGACGGCGTTATTCAATTATTAGTTGATATCAGGAAAGAAGCCAAAGGCAAAAAAGATTATGCCACTTCCGACAAGATCCGACAACAATTACAACAAATCGGCATCTTGTTGAAAGATGAAAAAGACGGCACTGTAAGTTATACGATCGAATAA